A genomic window from Terriglobia bacterium includes:
- a CDS encoding glucan 1,4-alpha-glucosidase gives MIPGNRGEAFGRPGIEPRWTHGGKDGVGTAYASSSRIWFTFWNGIVTEVYYPTVDRPQLRDLQYLITDGESFFHEEKRHLQSELVRLSDHTLGYRSTNRDPDGRYAIEKEIIAEPHFACILQRTRLTGDESFLSKLRLYALCAPHLEVGGWGNNGYVVEADGRKILMAEKQGRWLALAATVPFSRLSCGYVGRSDGWTDLADNFQMDWEFDQATGGNIALTGELDLSGRREFTLGLALGDTKHHAITTLLQALAVPFQEHHKRYTDQWDRACANILPLGKVSGDEGNLYHCSFSLLLAHEDKSYPGAFIASLSIPWGEAKSDDDQGGYHLVWTRDLVNSASAMLAAGNTITPLRALIYLAASQQEDGGFSQNFWIDGEPYWKGIQLDEVAFPILLAWQLRRRDALQDFDPYPLVLRAAGYLVRHGPVTQQERWEEVSGYSPSTLASNIAGLVGAAWFVRQRGDEATATFLEEYADFLEAHLEAWTVTTKSSLVPGIPRHYIRILPEDAGNPIPVEGPDSQFVQIKNLPPGAPNLFPAKDIVDAGFLELVRYGIRRFDDPLIVDSLKVVDAVLKVETPSGPCWRRYNHDGYGQREDGSSFDEWGKGRAWPLLTGERAHYEFSAGRDVKPFIRAIESFASATGLLPEQVWDQPDRPEAYMFLGQPTGSAMPLMWAHAEYIKLLRSVSDGQVFDLLPDVASRYSTNRKKRRLLEIWKRSRQVRSVKRGATLRIQLPAPFRVRWSDDDWQTANDAPSSTTSLGIDFADIPILSARRAPIRFTFFWPGENRWEGQDYAVAVE, from the coding sequence TTGATCCCAGGGAACAGAGGAGAAGCTTTCGGACGACCCGGCATCGAGCCCCGGTGGACTCATGGCGGAAAAGACGGTGTGGGAACCGCATACGCTTCCTCCAGCCGGATCTGGTTTACCTTCTGGAATGGCATCGTGACCGAGGTTTACTATCCCACGGTAGATCGCCCGCAACTTAGGGACCTTCAGTATCTGATCACCGATGGGGAAAGCTTCTTCCATGAGGAAAAGCGGCATCTGCAATCCGAGCTCGTGCGTCTTTCCGATCATACTTTGGGTTACCGCAGCACGAACCGCGATCCCGACGGCCGCTACGCCATCGAAAAAGAGATCATCGCCGAGCCTCACTTTGCCTGCATTCTTCAGCGCACGCGGCTCACCGGAGACGAATCCTTTCTTTCCAAGCTGCGGCTTTATGCTCTCTGTGCGCCTCATCTGGAAGTTGGTGGGTGGGGGAACAACGGCTACGTGGTCGAGGCAGACGGCCGGAAGATCCTCATGGCGGAGAAACAAGGAAGATGGCTGGCCCTCGCCGCTACGGTACCCTTTTCCCGCCTTTCGTGCGGCTATGTAGGCCGGAGCGATGGCTGGACGGACCTGGCTGACAATTTCCAGATGGACTGGGAGTTCGACCAAGCCACCGGCGGCAACATCGCCCTTACGGGCGAACTAGACCTGAGCGGTCGCCGCGAGTTCACCCTGGGACTGGCCCTTGGTGATACCAAGCACCATGCGATTACAACTCTTCTGCAGGCACTGGCAGTGCCCTTCCAAGAGCACCATAAGCGATACACCGATCAGTGGGATCGCGCTTGCGCGAACATCCTCCCCTTGGGCAAGGTTTCCGGCGATGAGGGCAATCTGTATCACTGCAGTTTCAGCCTGCTCCTCGCTCACGAGGACAAGTCCTATCCGGGCGCCTTTATCGCTTCGCTCTCCATCCCCTGGGGCGAAGCAAAAAGTGACGATGACCAGGGCGGATATCATCTGGTCTGGACTCGCGATCTGGTCAACAGCGCTTCCGCCATGCTCGCTGCCGGGAATACGATCACCCCCCTGCGAGCGTTGATCTATCTGGCTGCCTCTCAGCAGGAAGATGGAGGCTTCTCGCAGAACTTCTGGATCGACGGGGAGCCCTATTGGAAGGGAATCCAACTAGATGAAGTGGCTTTTCCGATCCTGCTCGCGTGGCAGCTCCGGCGGCGGGACGCCCTTCAGGATTTCGATCCCTACCCGCTGGTCCTCCGGGCCGCTGGCTACCTGGTCCGGCACGGACCTGTCACTCAGCAGGAACGCTGGGAGGAAGTAAGCGGATATTCGCCTTCCACGCTGGCATCCAACATTGCTGGCCTCGTCGGTGCGGCATGGTTTGTCCGCCAACGAGGCGATGAGGCAACGGCCACATTCCTGGAGGAATACGCTGACTTTCTGGAAGCGCACCTCGAAGCCTGGACGGTCACAACAAAGAGCTCACTTGTCCCGGGAATCCCCCGGCACTATATACGGATCTTGCCCGAGGATGCCGGTAACCCAATTCCGGTGGAAGGGCCGGATTCGCAATTCGTTCAAATCAAAAACCTTCCTCCGGGCGCACCAAATTTATTCCCCGCAAAGGACATCGTTGACGCCGGGTTCCTTGAGCTGGTTCGTTATGGAATCAGAAGGTTCGATGATCCGCTTATCGTAGATTCGCTCAAAGTCGTTGATGCCGTGCTGAAAGTCGAGACGCCCTCGGGTCCTTGCTGGCGCCGCTACAACCACGATGGCTACGGCCAGCGAGAAGACGGAAGCTCATTCGACGAATGGGGCAAAGGCAGGGCGTGGCCGCTCCTGACGGGAGAACGCGCTCACTACGAATTTTCTGCTGGACGGGACGTAAAGCCGTTTATCCGGGCCATAGAAAGTTTCGCCTCGGCCACTGGTCTCTTGCCTGAACAGGTGTGGGACCAACCCGACCGCCCGGAAGCCTATATGTTTCTCGGCCAGCCGACGGGTTCGGCCATGCCCCTGATGTGGGCTCATGCCGAGTATATCAAGTTGCTTCGCTCGGTTTCCGATGGACAAGTATTTGATCTGCTCCCTGACGTCGCAAGCCGCTACAGCACAAACCGCAAAAAACGCCGGTTGCTCGAAATCTGGAAGCGTAGCCGGCAGGTGCGCAGCGTGAAGCGAGGTGCCACCCTCCGCATTCAGCTTCCAGCCCCATTCCGGGTCCGTTGGTCGGATGACGACTGGCAAACCGCGAACGATGCCCCCTCTTCCACTACGTCTCTAGGGATTGATTTCGCGGACATCCCCATTCTCTCTGCCCGGCGGGCACCGATTCGCTTTACCTTCTTCTGGCCAGGGGAAAACCGCTGGGAGGGTCAAGACTATGCGGTAGCTGTCGAATGA